Sequence from the Candidatus Deferrimicrobiaceae bacterium genome:
TGAAGGCGAGCGACACCTCGGCCCGGGTCCAACCGAACTCCCGCTGGAGGGGGGCGAGGAAAATGCTGAACGAATACGCGGAGCCGAAACAGAGGTTCATCGCGACCCCGCCCGCCACGCGGAACCAGCGGTTCACCCCGGTTTCCTCCGGCCGTAGAGTTCCGCGCAACGCTCGGGCGGCATCCCCAGAAGATAGGCCAGGCGGAGCCTCCACATCAAAAGGATCGTGCGCAGCGTGCCGTGCGTCTCCCAGCGCCTCGCGGACGTGGTGACCGGGAGGGACAATAGGACCGTCCTTCCCCGCCGGGCGAGGCGGCGGGAGAGCTCCACGTCCTCCATCAGGGGGATCTCGGGGTAGCCTCCGATCTTCTCGAAGACGTCCCGCCGAAGGAAGATCGCCTGGTCGCCGGTGTAGGCGCGAAAAAGCCGCGCCCGGACGCCGATCATCCGGGCGGTGAGGCGAAGCGCCGCCTTCCGGAGAGGCGGGGCGGAAGGCGAGACCGCGAGGCGCACGGAAAACGCTCCCCCCAGGAAGCCGTCCCGTTCCACCGCCTCACGGACCGATGCGATCGCGCCTCCGGGGATCGTCGTGTCCGCGTGGAGAAAGAGGAGGATCGTCCCGTTCGCCGCACGCGCGCCGGCGTTCATCTGCCGGGCCCGGCCGGGGGGGGAGGGGATCACGACGTCGGCTGCCGGCCAGGCCGCATCGGGGGTCCCGTCCCCGCTTCCGCCGTCCACCACGATCACCTCGCCGGCCCCCGCCTCCCGGGCGGACCGGGCGGCTGCGGCGATCGTTCCCGCCTCGTTCAGCGCGGGGATGATGACGGAGACCGACGGGGGGGTCCCGAAACCCGTCATTCGGACCCAGCCGCGGGACCGACATCCGGCAGCGGTTCTCCCCGGATCCGCCTGACGATTCTGGGGAGGAAGAAGGAGAACCCGAGAAGCGCCACGGGGAACAGGACGTCGAACTGGAGGAGATCCCCGGGCCTCCGGTACGAGGCGACGATCTCTTTCAGGCTCCCGAAGAAAAGGGAAACGATCACCATGGCGGGAAAGATGCCGAAAAACGTCCCCCAGAAATAGTCCCGGAACCGGATGCGGGTGGCTCCCGAGGCGTAATTGAGGACGATGAAGGGGAACCAGAGGATCCGGAGGTAGAAAATGATCGAGAAGCCGTGTTTTTCCGCCTTGCGGTCGAGTTCCCCCAGTTTGCCGACGAGGAAGCCGCGGGCGAAATCCCGCAGGAGATACCGGCCGAGGACGAACGAGGCGGACGCTCCCAGCGTGGCCCCGAGAATGCTGCAGGCGGCTCCCGCGTATTTTCCGAAGATGAATGCCCCGGCCGCGGTAAAGGGCGTCGCCGGAAGCGCGAGAACCCCGAGCGCGTAGATGAGGACGAAAAGGGCAGGCCCGAAGAGGCCCGCCGCGCCTACCAGCAGGTCGATCCTCCC
This genomic interval carries:
- a CDS encoding TIGR04283 family arsenosugar biosynthesis glycosyltransferase, giving the protein MTGFGTPPSVSVIIPALNEAGTIAAAARSAREAGAGEVIVVDGGSGDGTPDAAWPAADVVIPSPPGRARQMNAGARAANGTILLFLHADTTIPGGAIASVREAVERDGFLGGAFSVRLAVSPSAPPLRKAALRLTARMIGVRARLFRAYTGDQAIFLRRDVFEKIGGYPEIPLMEDVELSRRLARRGRTVLLSLPVTTSARRWETHGTLRTILLMWRLRLAYLLGMPPERCAELYGRRKPG
- a CDS encoding VTT domain-containing protein, which gives rise to MKRTGIIKLFVFLAFAATVAYLLFFTPEGNRFLTHEGRRELVGRIDLLVGAAGLFGPALFVLIYALGVLALPATPFTAAGAFIFGKYAGAACSILGATLGASASFVLGRYLLRDFARGFLVGKLGELDRKAEKHGFSIIFYLRILWFPFIVLNYASGATRIRFRDYFWGTFFGIFPAMVIVSLFFGSLKEIVASYRRPGDLLQFDVLFPVALLGFSFFLPRIVRRIRGEPLPDVGPAAGSE